The following DNA comes from Hahella chejuensis KCTC 2396.
CGCGGAAGCAACCAGTGTGATCACCGCCGCGAATAGTTCCGGCGTGTCCTTTTCAATAAAGTCGACCAATTCCGTCGCCATCTGCAAACGCGCATTGCGAATGGAGACGGACAACGCCTGCTGTCGTTGATCCAACTCCGAGCCAAGCTTGACGCGGATTTTGCTGTAGGCGCGGGTGTCATAGAAACGACGCAAGACCGCGATGGCTGTGATCAAAACGAAGGCGCATACCAGCCAGGCCAGTTGGGTGGAGCCGCCGGACAGCATGTCGTCTATCGCCAGTCCGATCAGTAGAGGGATGGCCGCGTCCAGGGCATATTCGAGAAACACCAATAGCCAAGTGAGTCCCACGCGCCAACGGAACTCTTTTAATATCCGGCGTAAGCCTATTTCAGGTATTACGTTCATCGCGAGGCCTTCCATTGGTTATTCACGCAGGCGGGTCCAGCGTGTAGATTTTTTATCGACTTCATAGTGTCAGGTTCGTCAAGTATGTAAGTTGTCATTGTTGACAATCTATTTGTGCAAGAATAAATTGTCAATAATGATAATTTATATGGGAGGCTTTATGCCGCGACCAAGCAAAAAGTTGGAAAGAACGGAGGAAATCATGCAGGCGTTTCGGCGTTGCGTGGCCCGATATGGTCTGGAAGGGAGCACGCTGGAGCGTATTGCGGAAGAGTCGGGATTGCAGCGCAGCCTGGTGCGTCATTATGTCGGCAACCGTGAGGATTTGACTCTGCAACTGATAGAGCAAATGGCGGCGCAGTATGAGCGTGAGTGGAGAGAAATGCTGAGTGAGCTGCCGGCGACGGAAGTCGCGCCAGCATTTCTGCGCATGCTGTTTGAGTATGAAGACGATGACAGAGAGCGTATGCAACTGGAGTCAGCCTTGATATTCGCCGCGAGCCGGGATGCGGCGATCAGCGACGCCATGCGTTCCTGGACAGAGCGGTTTTACAGCGATATTGCGGAGGTTCTCAGACGGGATTATCCCGATGCTGACGACGATGCTCTGCAGTCTGTCGCTTTCGGAGTCGCCTCTCTGTATTTCAATATAGATTCCATGCAGCCCTTACAGATGGCGGACCGCTACCGCGCCTCTGCGCTTGACGCCGCACGTCGTTTGGTGGCGACGTTAGAGTGATTTTTGCGCCCACCCTCCCTGTGTTGCGTAGATTTTCCCCTTCAGATATCCACATAACCTGTGGATATCTCTTTGGAAAACACCGCAATCCCTTTATTCCGTAGGGCTTGCGGGAATTTTTGCAATTTATGATCAGGGTGTTTTTTACACGGTGATGACAGTGATGGAAATGAGTTACTCGATGTAGGATTTCAACACTCTTTCATAGGTTGAAAGTCCATCGTCGCCATGATCATTTTTCAATTGGTCCAAGACATGCTGAAAGAGTTGGATCGTCTCATCTGGTGTGCCTTTGTGGAAGGCGAAATAGAGGTCGCCCGCGGAGCCAAAACTCCAGACCGATTCATAGTCCTCCAGTTTGGCGCCTTGTTGCTTGAGCAGCCATAGAGCGGTTCTTTGTCCGTATGACCATAGATGAATGCGTCGGAAAATCAGCATGCGGGCGGCGATATCCGGGTGAGAGACGGTCTGCCGAATATCTTTTGGAATATGGTAGGCGTCCAGCACCTGCTCGCCCATATCGCTGGCGACCGCGACGACTGAGAGGTCGTTCAGGTCCGATAACTGTTTCACTTCAAAATCCCGGCGCTTTCGCGCTATGAGCACCACCGGTGAAGAAGCGACCGGGCCGACCCAGCGGAACAGGTCTTCGCGGTCCGGGTTGCGGCGCGTGCTGAACAGCACGGTATTCGGCTCGTTCAACACCATGCGGTATCCCCGCGCCCAGGGATGCACCTGAATGTCTTTGCGTGTCCGTTCGGAGCCGATAATGTGCAGCATCGCTTCCAGTAAATCTACGGAGCTTCCTTTGAGCTGACCATTCTCGGTGTAGTTATAGGGGGGCGATTCTTCGGTGATAAATCGAAGCCCGCCGGCGGGGTCCGCAGCCATCGTCAGACCGGATGGCAGCAAGAATACGCATGTCAGGAGCAGGCTCCGCAACTTCAACTTCTTTGATCTGAACATCAGAACGCCACCTGCTTAGAAGGCGAACGCCGACGCAAGGCCCAAAATATCTACGGCGTCGGCTGTAGTTGTTTAAAGTATTGTATCGATATGCGGAAGCGTCAAACGGGGCGGGGAAGTTTGAAAGAAACAGGGAGCCGTGGAAACTTTGGAGTTCCTTTCAGTCAGCAATGGGAGATCTCTGATTAATGTAGAGAGTGGATGCTGAAGTTACACTTCTTATTGACTCCAATCAATTTAAATCTGCGTCAACAGTATTCCATACCGATATTAATATAATGCTCCGGTATTAAAATGGCCTCGCCTTTTAGGGGATTGTAGTCATGAAAAGGTATTCATAAAAAATGGCTGGGAATTTCTTGAATTGAGTATTAAGTCGATTGTATTGACTTAGCTCAAAACAATGACTCGACAGCTCTTTTTTTGCACGAAGAAAATAGGCGGCTTTTAATTTTATTGATGTTTTTCAAATGATTGTGTGAATTTTTGATGGTGTGAGATGCAGTGTTTCAAACGCTTGACCAAATGGCCTAATCCTGATAGATTGCCGCCCGGCTAACCTAGCCGGTAAAAGGATATGGAACGATCCGCATATAAGGAGATACGTTGTTTGGTCTGGCATAGGCTTATATTTATAAGTTGATGTATATGCCTGATCCCCGCCTTTTATACATATAAAAAATGGCTACGCATAATATCTGAACAGTTAAACGGAAAGATATAAATACTGATTTATTTAGGTTAAAAGGAGTTATAACCGTGAACAAAAACACGCTTAAACGGGCTATTACATTTTCTGTTTCTACCTTGGCGCTGGGCGTTTCCGCCGCAACCATGGCCGACGTTTCCGGTCAGGACGCGCAGTACGTTCGCGACTATCTGGAGCGTTTCCACGCTGACACCGCGGCTGTCATGGACGAAGTGCCAGTCAAAGAAGCGGTCAATGGCGACTTGGCGATGCCGCTATTCAGCGACGAAGCGATTCTCTCCGGCGAGTTCGTGGAAGACAAAGATAAGCTGCGCAGAGACCTGCTGAACAGCACAGGCGGCAACGGCTTTATGATGATGCGCTCCATGGAGCTCAGCAATGACAATGCCGCGCGCCTGGTGGACAACGGCGACCAACTGATCGGCAACGTCCATGAAATGGATAACGCCAACCTGACGCAAGCATCTCTGGACGTCCAGCCCTGGTCTGACGATTACTGGGCCCTTTACAAAGGCGCTCTGGGTATTCGTTACGCCGATCCCAAGCTGAATGATTCCTGGCCAGCCAATTGGTACGACCATTGGATTTTCGCCACTAGCACTCACAAGCCGCAAGAATACATCGACGCAGGTGAAATCGATAACCTGTCCCCGTCCGAAAAATACGACTTGCTGGTGGGCGACTCCAACTTCACTCTGACTCAGAAAATGTGGGAGTCCGGTAAAGGTTACTGGGATCGTTATGGTTCCGTTGAAGCCTGGATGGGTCTGTGCCACGGTTGGGCGCCTGCCGCCTACATGCTGCCGCGTCCAGCTAACTCCATCACGGTTAAGTCGCCAGAAGGAAAGGACATCAAGTTCTTCCCATCCGACATCAAAGCGCTGGGTACGCTGTTGTGGGCGGAAGCGTCTCCAGGCGTTCGCTTCATCGGCGGACGTTGTAACTCCAAAGATCCCGGCAAGGATGAAAACGGCCGTATCCTGGATCAGGCGTGTTTCGACAGCAACCCAGGCAGCTGGCACAAAGCGGTGGTCAACCAGATCGGCGTGAGCAAGCGCAGCTTCGTTATCGACGCGACGTTTGACTATGAAGTGTGGAACCAGCCGGTAATGAAGTACGAGTACACCTACTTCAACCCGCAAACTGGCGCTTCTTACAACTCCGCGCAAGAAGCGATTATCGCCATGAGCGATTACACTCAGGACAAGTTCTCCAAGTATCGCGCGCAGCAAGCCACTCAGGTGGTTGGCGTTCAGATGAAGCTGACTTACATTGTGGAAACCAGCCCGACTCACAGAGACAAAGACTATCCGTCCTATGACCGCGCCTACACTGTTCGTTACGTGTATGACCTGGAGCTGGACTCCAACGGGGACATCATTGGCGGCGAGTGGTACAACAACCGTCATCCGGACTTCCTGTGGACTCCGGCTCCTGGCGCGCATGCTGTTTCCTATTACAATCCGACCGGTTCTTCCAGCGAGACCAAGTCTGAGCAGAAAGCGGGCGTAATTGAGCAGAACAAGTGGGCGTTCTATGGTCCGTTCACCACCACTAGCTCATTCAAAGTCACCATGAGCGGCGACAGCGATGCGGATCTGTACGTGAACAAAGGCGCTCAGCCAAGCGACACTACTTATCAGTGCCGTCCATATCTGGAAGGCTCTAGCGAGGAGTGCTCTGCAAACGAAGCGGGAACTTACTACGTTGGCGTTAAAGGCTACAACAATAGCTCCAA
Coding sequences within:
- a CDS encoding TetR/AcrR family transcriptional regulator codes for the protein MPRPSKKLERTEEIMQAFRRCVARYGLEGSTLERIAEESGLQRSLVRHYVGNREDLTLQLIEQMAAQYEREWREMLSELPATEVAPAFLRMLFEYEDDDRERMQLESALIFAASRDAAISDAMRSWTERFYSDIAEVLRRDYPDADDDALQSVAFGVASLYFNIDSMQPLQMADRYRASALDAARRLVATLE
- a CDS encoding substrate-binding periplasmic protein, with the translated sequence MFRSKKLKLRSLLLTCVFLLPSGLTMAADPAGGLRFITEESPPYNYTENGQLKGSSVDLLEAMLHIIGSERTRKDIQVHPWARGYRMVLNEPNTVLFSTRRNPDREDLFRWVGPVASSPVVLIARKRRDFEVKQLSDLNDLSVVAVASDMGEQVLDAYHIPKDIRQTVSHPDIAARMLIFRRIHLWSYGQRTALWLLKQQGAKLEDYESVWSFGSAGDLYFAFHKGTPDETIQLFQHVLDQLKNDHGDDGLSTYERVLKSYIE
- a CDS encoding pre-peptidase C-terminal domain-containing protein, whose amino-acid sequence is MNKNTLKRAITFSVSTLALGVSAATMADVSGQDAQYVRDYLERFHADTAAVMDEVPVKEAVNGDLAMPLFSDEAILSGEFVEDKDKLRRDLLNSTGGNGFMMMRSMELSNDNAARLVDNGDQLIGNVHEMDNANLTQASLDVQPWSDDYWALYKGALGIRYADPKLNDSWPANWYDHWIFATSTHKPQEYIDAGEIDNLSPSEKYDLLVGDSNFTLTQKMWESGKGYWDRYGSVEAWMGLCHGWAPAAYMLPRPANSITVKSPEGKDIKFFPSDIKALGTLLWAEASPGVRFIGGRCNSKDPGKDENGRILDQACFDSNPGSWHKAVVNQIGVSKRSFVIDATFDYEVWNQPVMKYEYTYFNPQTGASYNSAQEAIIAMSDYTQDKFSKYRAQQATQVVGVQMKLTYIVETSPTHRDKDYPSYDRAYTVRYVYDLELDSNGDIIGGEWYNNRHPDFLWTPAPGAHAVSYYNPTGSSSETKSEQKAGVIEQNKWAFYGPFTTTSSFKVTMSGDSDADLYVNKGAQPSDTTYQCRPYLEGSSEECSANEAGTYYVGVKGYNNSSNYKLNIQYTQGASGWAKGQPIPSSWKTNAKNAAGYSQPLTTIVEQLFNWSAE